The Oncorhynchus kisutch isolate 150728-3 linkage group LG8, Okis_V2, whole genome shotgun sequence DNA segment tttaattttaTAGTTGACAAAATGTAATGTGAAGTGGAGCCTTATAGCTGGTGGGTGACATCACTACTCTGTGTACCTTTCAAATCATTTGTCAATCATCATTCATTTGAACAACACAGTTTCCATCATTTGCCTCAATAAAGAAAGTTGGCgacaataaccccccccccccccccccaatacccccccccccccaataaccCCGCCCcccaataacccccccccccaataaccccccccccccaatgacccccccccccaagaaaccccccccccaataacccccccccctccccaataacccccccccccccaataaccccccccccccaccccaataaccccccccccccccaataaaccccccccccccaataaccccccccccacatcaaaATGTTGTACATCTTTAGAACATGTCACACAGTCAAATAGACCTGGTTCAATGGAAACCTACTgacctgggtcaatggaaacctattgacctgggtcaatggaaacctactgacctgggtcaatggaaacctactgacctgggtcaatggaaacctactgacctgggtcaatggaaacctactgacctgggtcaatggaaacctactgacctgggtcaatggaaacctactgacctgggtcaatggaaacctactgacctgggtcaatggaaacctacTGACTGTGTGATCCAGGATGCAAAACAGATTCGTTTCAAAGGGGAAAcaacgtctctctctcttgtctcattCATCATCAACTCATGCAGGTAGAATAGGATTTCTACACCAcccaaactggttgaatcaacttgGTTTCCACTTCATTTCAACTACAAAAAATCTattgatgacgttgaatcaatgtggaaaattgACTTCTGTGGTTATAGTAACGGCTCCAGAAGGGGTGGCTGCTATGTTAGGGTcttctaaccaactgtgctattttgtaaTTTTGTTGGAACAAATTTtctacataatgttgctgccTCTCATGACCTAAAAAAGCTTCTGGAtgtcagaacagcgattactcacatcgaactggatgaagattttttttattttaatgagtccgacgcgaaggatatactgcttcccagagaccaggcccaaatctcCATAATTCAAGTGAGGAAAAGACGGAAATACAGTGGGCGGAAGTCtcggtgccttgtgagaatttgttgGTGAGTAAAACCACCGCTACCCTCTGTATTattggccaacgtacaatcattggaaaacaaactggatgatctacgattaagactatcctaccagatCCCGGGTGGatagccataccttctgcccgaGACGATACTGGGAAGCCAGGGTCCGATGGCGATCCGCTTgtcgtcgatacctggaggtggtcttgagaagagcagaccgggctctcttccaggtacgacgacagcggcggacaaacatctgtgcagaaggtatgctaacctcctcttcctgctcaggGAAAAGCTGATACCCCAGGGAAATGTTGATAGTCCCGTGGCAGAGCAGGGAAGCGTGTTGTGGGCGTGTTCCACCCACACCCGCTTGCTGGCTCCACgtggtggggttggcggagaccAGGAAGCGCAGGGTGGTCTCAAGGTCCTGGTTGGCTAGCTCTGACTGGCCATTGGCCATAAGCCAATGGGAAACTGCAGcgtggcaaattcaaataaaatgatatataAATGAAACGTCCATTAAATCACagatgtaagatactaaattaaagctcgttgtgaatccagccaacatgtcagattttaaaaaggcttttcgggggaaagcataagaagctattatctgatgatatcacaacagtaaacaaagagggtagcatatttcaaccctgcaggcgctacacaaaacgctgaaataaaatataaaacatgccgtacctttgacgagcttcttttgttggcactccaatatgtcccataaacatcacaattggtgcTTTTgttggatatatatggatggaattaatctaacatttcaaactacttttgtaatacaactttaggtatttttaaacgttaataatcgatcaaattgaagacgggtctattattattattttttttcacctttatttaaccaggtaggctagttgagaacaagttctcatttgcaactgcgacctggccaagataaagcatagcagtgtgaacagacaacacagagttacacatggagtaaacaattaacaagtcaataacacagtagaaaaaaaggggcagtctatatacaatgtgtgcaaaaggcatgaggaggtaggcgaataattaaaattttgcagattaacactggagtgataaatgatcagatggtcatgtacaggtagagatattggtgtgcagaagagcagaaaagtaaataaataaaaacagtatggggatgaggtaggtgaaaagggtgggctatttaccaatagactatgtacagctgcagcgattggttagctgctcagatagctgatgtttgaagttggtgagggagataaaagtctccaacttcagcgatttttgcaattcgttccagtcacaggcagcagagtactggaacgaaaggcggccaaatgaggtgttggctttagggatgatcagtgagatacacctgctggagcgcgtgctacggatgggtgttgccatcgtgaccagtgaactgagataaggcggagctttacctagcatggacttgtaaatgacctggagccagtgggtctggcgacgaatatgtagcgagggccagccgactagagcatacaagtcggagtggtgggtggtataaggtgctttagtgacaaaacggatggcactgtgatagactgcatccagtttgctgagtagagtgttggaagccattttgtagatgacatcgccgaagttgaggatcggtaggatagtcagttttactagggtaagcttggcggcgtgagtgaaggaggctttgttgcggaatagaaagccgactcttgatttgattttcgattggagtctggaaggagagtttgcagtctagccagacacctaggtacttatagatgtccacatattcaaggtcggaaccatccagggtggtgatgctggtcgggcaTGTGGGTGCAGGCtctgttttcaatagaggacgagaggaaactAACGCTACTTTTTCAAGTCTtacgcaactctcaacagtgttacccatttcctagatggccgtacttcttcattgcacaaaggaataacctcaagcaaattccaaagactggtgacatccactggaagcggtaggaactgaaaacaagtgcctaagaaatatcgtttcccaatgagaTTTCACTGAAcatatttttaaattttttattctgaacggttagtcctctgggttttgcctgctacataagttctgttatactcacagacatgattcaaacagttttagaaacttcagagtgttttctatccaaatctactaataatatgcatatcttatattcttggcatgagtagcagtaagttgaaattgggcacactatttatccaaaagtgaaaatgctgccccctataccttaagaagatTACCTGCTCTGAGACGCTGTGCAGGAACATGTTGCTTCCGGATTCCACACACTCTCCGCTGCCAATGTACGGAAAACCACCACCAGTCGGCCACAGTTTTGGCGTATTGCCAGAGCTGGATTAGCTTCCGGGCAGCTTCTCCTTCAGAGAACAGGGCATCAAagaccttcctcacctctcccacaAACCCCTCCAGGCTATGCTCATATGGCCAGCTGCTGTTCCCATACAGAGgtagcccaggtgagagccctTCCAGACATCAGCTTGATGAGGTAGGCTATTTTGGAGCGatccgaggggaaggaggagggctgaagctcGAAAATGTGGAatcaagtgtgtgcaaagctgtcatcaaggcaaagaaagggtggctactttgaagaatctaaaatatatgttgatttgttcaacactttttggttactacatgaatccatatgtgttatctcatagttgttatgttttcactattattctacaatgtcaaaAATAATAAAAGAAAGAAACaacctgaatgagtaggtgtgtctaaacttttgacaggtactgtatattttcCGCATATAAAGGAGTTGAGTTGTCTGTAACTTCCTCACTGGCGTTTCTTTTTTAAAGAAACTAAATACGCTTCTCTGCTTCTCTGCTTCTCTGCTCAAATCTGAGCAATAGATGGAatggaatgtgagtcttattcagtacattcaGTTTGTTGCTTGCTTTAAAAAGGCTACCAACTTTGCAAGCAGGCATGCAAGCTAAGATAGATAGATAAAATAGCTACTTTAACTTGATAGTCTAATAAAAGATCAAAATCAGCCTTAGTCTAATTAAGGATCTAAATCCCCATTAGTCTAGTATTGGATCTAAATCCCCATTAGTCTAGTATAGGATCTAAATCCTCATTGGTCTAGTATTGGATCTAAATCCCCATTAGTCTAGTATAGGATCTAAATCCCCTTTAGTCTAGTAAAGGATATAAATCCCCATTAGTCTAGTATTGGATCTAAATCCCCTTTAGTCTAGTAATGGATATAAATCCCCATTAGTCTAGTAATGGATATAAATCCCCATTAGTCTAGTATTGGATCTAAATCCCCATTAGTCTAGTATTGGATCTAAATCGCCATTAGTCTAATATAGGATCTAAATCCTCATTAGTCTAGTATTGGATTTAAATCCTCATTAGTCTAGTATAGGATCTAAATCCCCATTACTCTAGTATAGGATCTAAATCCCCTTTAGTCTAGTATATAATCTAAATCCCCTTTAGTCTAGTAAAGGATATAAATCCCTTTTAGTCTAGTAAAGGATATAAATCCCTTTTAGTCTAGGATCTAAATCCCCTTTAGTCTAGGAAATGATATAAATCCCCTTTAGTCTAGGATCTAAATCCCCTTTAGTCTAGGAAATGATATAAATCCCCTTTAGTCTAGTAAATGATATAAATCCCAGTGGTTAGTGATGGTTGCAGATCAGCTGTGCGAGTGATTTTAAGCATATTGATGTTTTAAGCAGAGATTATCTTGTGTTAGTACATTGGCCAATATCCGTTGCAATAGGTCCGTTTAGTTCACTTGACTATGAAGTTTGCAAGATTGATACTGACTCAGTCCCCCATAGCTCACTGTAGTTGAAACTTAGTTCAAATATGTTTTACTTTTTGCATAGTTTTCTTAGCttttgctgtgttgctgtgttgctctGTTGCCGCAGCTGCCGTTGACCTTGTTATCTAACTAATCCATCACATTACCAGTAAAtattgttatttgtttgttttctgtgtgtgtgttttctgttatgCAGAGCACCCCATATCTGCAGCTGCAACCCTCCTTTTTGACAAAGAAAACTTTGCACCAATTATTATGTTTATTTCCTATCTATGCTTATACTATAGCATCGGCCTATCCGTGACTGTAGAATAACTTGTTAATTATGCATGAAGCGAGGTCATTGGTTCAACGCGTTgatcctctgtcctctctgcagTTGATCGtttggagagagggaatgaggaggaatgagccaatgtTCCCAAAACTCCACCCCCAGAGTCCCGCCCATGGCCCGACGACATTTACAACAGGCGGCTGGCCAATAGAAAAGAAAGCTGCTGAAGTTCGGCCGCGAGGGccaacaggggaggggaggggagggggggggtagagaaagacaaacggagcaagagagagagagagagagagagagagagatcactttGGGAGAAGCAGAGTTTCTGTTTTCCTCTGATACTTGTTTGTGTTCCTATGTATACGTAATTACCGGTGATTAGCGCTGTCTCGTGGACGTACAGTCTCTGCGGAGTAATAGCTCCTTATAGCCTATGGACGGACTCATTGAGCGCTCAGCTCTGTCCacgcagaggagagaggggacgggAAGCGGCTGCTAGAATAGTGGAAGACGAGATCAGGAAAGCACAGGAGCTGAGGCAGCCGAGGGGTTCCTCTACAAATACTGGAATGGAATAAACCAATGGGTAACCAACAGTTGTGTGCTTTTTGTTCAAAAACGGTTTGTTTTCATTTTATTTGGGCACTTATGGATAACTTTCTTCCAACCACTTTTGTCGGAGTTTTCAAACAGAGCAGTGAAGCTACTTCAGAACGGGATCTGTACAGCAGTCTGCTCTGCTCTTTACACACTACCTATCTTGAAATGTTGATATTTTATGTCTAGTGCAGTCTTTGGAAGTATGAAATACGTAGGGATGAAGCTGGTGTAATTTTATCCTTTCAGTCACAGCCATCACTAAAATGGCCAGTTTTGAGGCTTTGGCTCACAGCTCCCGCATGTTGGTGTGGCCTGTcggttgtgtgtttttgtttttgggCTGCTTATCGGTGGCATCCTCCTCCCACAGCCGCAGGTTAATCTGCTGGCAGGCCATCATGAACTGTCAGACTGAGCCTGGGTGCCATTACGCATATGGACAGTACATGCAGGCGTGCGCTGCTGTTCTGAGAGGGGACAGGAAGAGGTGTCCCAGTCACTGCATCTCCTCTCTGGTGCAGCTCAACCTGACGAAGAACGGGCCTGCGCTTGAGGACTGCAGCTGTGCTTCGGACCCCATCTGCCGGAACACCAAGAGGGCCATCGAGCCGTGCCTCCCCAGGACTAGCAACATGGGCTGCACCGAGGCCCGGATGCAGTGTGAAAGAGACCAGCCGTGCAGCTCTGCCATGCGAGACTATTTAATCTACTGCGGGAAGCTTTTCAGCGGGGCAACTTGCACGAATGCTTGTCGGAATGTGATTGCAGACATGCGCAAAATACCCAAAGCGGAGCTGTTGGATTCGTGCGTGTGCGACGGGACCGAGAGGACCATCTGCGAGTATGTCAAGATTAGCATGAAGAACCTGTGCTTCGAAGCTCCTGTGACGGTGGAGGACGGCAGCGGGTCAGAGGACTACGAGGAAGATGATGGGGACTTCCCGGTGTCAGAACCAGAGTTCGTGGGGAGGAGCGCCGGTTCAGGTGGCTCTGCTGTGGGAACCTGTGGTGTTGTGACAACGGTGACTGCATCTGTCCTGATTCTACTAGTGCCTCTTCTTTAAACTCTCCTCATAGTaaaacatatttatatatatcagactgttgttcagataAACACATTGATGGCCTTACAAActcagactgttgttcagacaAAGTTGAAACTCTTGCCTTTCCAAACAGACGCCAGTCAGTCTGGCCCAATGCTATTGAAGGAAGAAGCTACTACTCCGAAGAACAGCAAATGTAATATTTGTTATAAAACCAAACTtgctttttttaaagtatgacTTTTTTCTGTACTGAAAGATATCGAATCCAGTTAGTATTTTCTATGCAAATATTATATTCAATAACATTATAGAACCTTGTTGTATCACTGGCCTGAAGAAAAATGTcctttattttaaaaaacaatcaGAAATGGAGACATGGACATCAGGCCTGCTCTAGTCCATTTATATACTACATGTCACATCAGGCCTGCTGTAGTCCATTTCTATACTACATGTCACATCAGGCCTGCTGTAGTCCATTTCTATACTACATGTCACACCAGGCCTGCTCTAGTCCATTTATATACTACATGTCACATCAGGCCTGCTGTAGTCCATTTCTATACTACATGTCACATCAGGCCTGCTGTAGTCCATTTCTATACTACATGTCACATCAGGCCTGCTGTAGTCCATTTCTATACTACATGTCACATCAGGCCTGCTGTAGTCCATGTATATACTACATGTCACATCAGGCCTGCTCTAGTCCATTTATATACTACATGTCACATCAGGCCTGCTGTAGTCCATTTCTATACTACATGTCACATCAGGCCTGCTGTAGTCCATTTCTATACTACATGTCACATCAGGCCTGCTGTAGTCCATTTCTATACTACATGTCACATCAGGCCTGCTGTAGTCCATTTCTATACTACATGTCACACCAGGCCTGCTGTAGTCCATTTCTATACTACATGTCAACAGATGCGGTTCTATTTTGTTACACAGAGATGAAACAATGCAAGGTTTTTATAAAAAACAGTTCACTGCCTATATTTTAATATTTTAGCATAATATCATTGATATTGGGTGACTGATGTACCATCTCTATGTATTTAATGAAACTATATGGTGGACTTGTACATATTGTATATtggtaaataaatacattttttaaagtaattTATTAATCCTATATTCCCCTGGggacagacgtcaattcaacgtctattctacGTTGGTTCAATGATGttaaaacaatgttgattcaaccagtgtgagCCTAGTGGGATGTGTCAATGTCACATCCAAACTTTCAATATAAATGTTGAATAAATATGATTCCTGTCCAAATCATAAGGAAAAAAGTTCAGGATTTAAAGGAAGTgctgtgttgttttgtctctTTAAGACACCTGAATAGTGTATTAAAGCCTATCAATCCAGAGAAGATTCGATTGTTATAAGAATATGTATTCGCTGTTTAGAAAAACCCTCTAATTCCACTGTAAGACTGACTGGCTCGGTGATGTAGGCGACCCATATTATGTCATGTGTTACTGTTGTTCTGTTTGTTCATTTACCCTAATGTGACTGTTGTTCTGTTTGTTCATTCACCCTAATGTGACTGTTGTTCTGTTTGTTCATTCACCCTAATGTGACTGTTGTTCTGTTTGTTCATTCACCCTAATGTGACTGTTGTTCTGTTTGTTCATTCACCCTAATGTGACTGTTGTTCTGTTTGTTCATTCACCCTAACGTGACTGTTGTTCTGTTTGTTCATTCACCCTAATGTGACTGTTGTTCTGTTTGTTCATTCACCCTAACGTGACTGTTGTTCTGTTTGTTCATTCACCCTAATGTGACTGTTGTTCTGTTTGTTCATTCACCCTAACGTGACTGTTGTTCTGTTTGTTCATTCACCCTAATGTGACTGTTGTTCTGTTTGTTCATTCACCCTAATGTGA contains these protein-coding regions:
- the gas1a gene encoding growth arrest-specific protein 1a encodes the protein MASFEALAHSSRMLVWPVGCVFLFLGCLSVASSSHSRRLICWQAIMNCQTEPGCHYAYGQYMQACAAVLRGDRKRCPSHCISSLVQLNLTKNGPALEDCSCASDPICRNTKRAIEPCLPRTSNMGCTEARMQCERDQPCSSAMRDYLIYCGKLFSGATCTNACRNVIADMRKIPKAELLDSCVCDGTERTICEYVKISMKNLCFEAPVTVEDGSGSEDYEEDDGDFPVSEPEFVGRSAGSGGSAVGTCGVVTTVTASVLILLVPLL